Proteins from a genomic interval of Methanoplanus endosymbiosus:
- a CDS encoding energy-coupling factor transporter transmembrane component T family protein translates to MKKKAGVAYIPGDSVIHRLDPRTKLLIMISVSLTAFLVSGVFLMLPVFLTVLLLVFLSGNPAGWVSSMKLILPLLIFIVFIELLFCPEDPGRIIYSVNLGPLNAVLSEGSISYSLLLGLRVLSVTGISFLFVLTTKYSDFVKSLQLMKFPPIISFSLGYALRATTTLSADTRAIMDAQRSRGLEFDRNSLFKNRNKLLSLFIPMTVTVLNRSSQVSDAMQCRGYGGGSSVSIYNPPSFGRNDFIIAVIVVFTEIILINLSYYEVLR, encoded by the coding sequence AAAAAAAGGCGGGTGTAGCATATATTCCCGGTGACTCTGTTATCCACAGGCTTGATCCAAGGACTAAATTACTTATTATGATCTCTGTAAGTCTGACAGCTTTTCTTGTATCAGGTGTTTTTCTCATGTTGCCTGTATTTTTAACTGTACTTCTGCTGGTTTTTCTATCCGGAAATCCGGCCGGATGGGTCAGTTCAATGAAACTTATTCTCCCCCTGCTGATTTTTATAGTATTTATTGAACTGTTATTCTGTCCTGAAGATCCCGGCAGAATAATATATTCTGTGAATTTAGGACCTTTGAATGCTGTATTGAGTGAAGGCAGTATCAGTTATTCTCTGCTGCTTGGTTTAAGGGTTCTTTCAGTGACCGGAATTTCATTTTTATTTGTTCTGACTACAAAGTACAGTGATTTTGTTAAAAGTCTTCAGCTAATGAAATTTCCACCAATAATTTCATTTTCCCTTGGTTATGCCCTGAGGGCAACAACCACACTGTCTGCTGATACCCGTGCGATAATGGATGCCCAGAGGTCAAGAGGCCTTGAATTTGACAGAAATTCATTGTTTAAAAACCGGAATAAATTACTTTCACTATTTATTCCCATGACTGTGACAGTTTTAAACCGGTCCTCACAGGTGTCTGATGCCATGCAATGCAGGGGATATGGAGGCGGCAGTTCTGTCAGTATATATAATCCTCCGTCTTTTGGCAGAAATGACTTTATTATCGCTGTAATTGTTGTATTTACAGAAATAATTCTGATAAATCTTTCATATTATGAGGTTCTACGATGA
- a CDS encoding PEGA domain-containing protein, which produces MTVNLLSYPDKKFLKKAFLILFTISLLVSCTSAADLPSNPIAGAMHVNINTANSGGYYIKFDGGGLNALHMTTSTSDYYGQLTTTSMQSGTFFISDTGGRGFFNNMLLMIALRKPSDDEEQIPDDFRIKIRSSGYKWPSTGVLNMPPSPGNTEYVSGAVDQAFTLSSFGYGPQKWKPAGNNDPLNYPIYGDQDMSDYEEFYIFFVDLKVGALGENSGFSGLTDNGMVKVEYTIENLDSGLVAFNTYGWCDENQANQGAGVSWTNRVSGEGTSGYVVNIVGSGGGEGGSSSGKLDYGSDRSSSSESWKPKVGNLNISSIPEGAKVYLDGVYSGQETNASFVDLPAGDYVITLELDEYETAGPETVTVKSGYIIEKGYNMTRGSGSCFVSSIPDGADIFIDGTDTLWHTNSLITDIISGNHTVTVYRDGYEPQSSNVSIKMNQRSELSFTFGEEGAAQETSGASGESQGTPESDAAPAISVQSGKLPAEKEEIGREEEDYADSLSQDDGGILSFITALFGGFFSAQPDTAADQSEPAGLKSDSSKADAVHEVPETAGITEITDPVTPSGELPGENISSEATGGLYVTSYPDNLDIILNGVKTDFSTPHYFYGLKEGSHKVKVTASDAAKSAQKTVFVIAGEDSYVKLEPEVFTQKVPVTVQSKYFKDSVFLIEGEYPEYPFPSKVNLEKSGTFITVEKDGVFYTFNTGYREENSAINIGNSGLKDTAGSITVTTEPDGASVTIDSHNTGLKTPCTIGGITEGHHTLVVSKAGYYPEGENLRFVNTGDLRDSEYDFMLDEYSYGSLFIDSSPPDSMIYLKGSYTGVKTPHKFEYIPIGSYDVGIVYNRTVFKESIVTVEPYEKSGITVYNTTLDL; this is translated from the coding sequence ATGACTGTTAATTTACTAAGTTATCCGGATAAAAAATTCCTGAAAAAAGCATTTTTAATTCTGTTTACGATCTCTCTGCTTGTTTCATGCACTTCTGCCGCAGATCTGCCCTCTAATCCTATTGCCGGTGCAATGCACGTAAATATCAATACCGCAAATTCGGGTGGATATTACATCAAATTCGACGGAGGCGGTTTAAACGCATTACATATGACCACAAGTACCTCTGATTACTATGGTCAGCTTACAACCACTTCAATGCAGAGCGGAACGTTTTTCATCTCAGATACCGGCGGCAGGGGTTTTTTCAATAACATGCTGCTCATGATTGCCCTTAGAAAACCATCTGATGATGAAGAACAGATTCCTGATGACTTCAGAATTAAAATCCGTTCGAGCGGCTATAAATGGCCCTCCACAGGCGTACTGAATATGCCTCCTTCACCCGGTAACACTGAATATGTCTCCGGAGCAGTGGATCAGGCATTTACTTTGAGTTCCTTCGGCTACGGTCCTCAGAAGTGGAAACCTGCCGGGAATAACGATCCTCTGAACTATCCGATATATGGCGATCAGGATATGTCGGATTATGAGGAGTTTTACATCTTCTTTGTGGATCTGAAAGTCGGAGCACTGGGTGAGAATTCCGGTTTTTCAGGACTGACGGACAACGGCATGGTAAAGGTCGAATACACCATTGAAAATCTGGATTCCGGCCTTGTCGCATTTAACACATATGGGTGGTGCGATGAGAACCAGGCAAATCAGGGTGCGGGAGTATCATGGACTAACAGAGTTTCAGGTGAGGGCACCAGCGGATATGTAGTAAACATTGTCGGTTCAGGCGGTGGTGAGGGAGGTTCTTCCTCCGGAAAACTTGATTACGGCTCTGACCGTTCAAGTTCATCAGAGAGCTGGAAGCCCAAAGTCGGAAACCTTAATATCTCCTCCATTCCTGAAGGGGCTAAAGTTTACCTGGACGGGGTGTATTCCGGACAGGAAACGAATGCGTCATTTGTTGATCTTCCGGCAGGGGATTATGTCATAACCCTTGAACTTGACGAATATGAGACCGCAGGGCCTGAGACCGTGACTGTCAAAAGCGGATATATCATTGAAAAGGGATATAACATGACCCGTGGATCAGGCTCATGCTTTGTCTCATCAATTCCTGACGGGGCTGACATCTTCATAGACGGTACGGATACACTCTGGCATACCAATTCCCTGATTACAGATATAATCTCCGGAAACCATACCGTTACGGTTTACAGGGATGGTTATGAACCGCAGTCTTCCAACGTCAGTATTAAAATGAATCAGAGATCAGAACTGAGCTTTACGTTTGGTGAGGAAGGTGCTGCACAGGAGACTTCCGGTGCATCCGGGGAAAGTCAGGGCACCCCAGAATCAGATGCAGCACCTGCCATTTCCGTTCAGTCCGGTAAGCTTCCGGCTGAAAAAGAAGAGATAGGCAGAGAAGAGGAGGATTATGCAGATTCTCTCTCACAGGATGATGGCGGCATATTAAGCTTCATTACCGCACTCTTCGGAGGGTTCTTCTCTGCACAGCCTGATACAGCAGCTGACCAGTCTGAACCGGCAGGGCTTAAAAGTGACTCCTCAAAGGCCGATGCAGTGCATGAGGTGCCTGAAACAGCAGGGATAACAGAAATAACAGATCCGGTCACTCCTTCAGGTGAACTTCCTGGTGAGAATATATCTTCCGAAGCAACAGGAGGCCTTTATGTGACATCTTATCCGGATAATCTTGATATTATACTAAATGGTGTAAAGACAGATTTCTCAACCCCACATTATTTTTACGGTCTGAAAGAGGGCTCGCATAAGGTGAAGGTGACTGCTTCAGATGCAGCCAAATCAGCACAGAAGACTGTATTTGTCATTGCAGGTGAGGATAGTTACGTAAAGCTTGAGCCTGAGGTTTTCACACAGAAAGTTCCGGTTACAGTTCAGTCAAAATACTTTAAAGACTCTGTCTTCCTGATTGAAGGCGAATATCCGGAGTACCCCTTCCCTTCAAAAGTAAACCTGGAGAAGAGCGGGACATTTATTACTGTGGAAAAGGACGGAGTATTTTATACATTTAATACCGGTTATCGGGAGGAGAATTCAGCAATAAATATCGGAAATTCCGGCCTAAAGGATACTGCCGGCAGTATCACTGTGACAACAGAGCCTGATGGTGCTTCTGTTACAATAGACAGCCATAACACAGGCTTAAAAACTCCATGCACAATTGGTGGGATTACAGAAGGGCATCACACTCTTGTGGTGTCAAAAGCCGGCTATTATCCGGAAGGGGAGAATTTACGGTTCGTAAACACCGGAGATTTGAGGGATTCAGAGTATGATTTCATGCTTGATGAGTACTCATACGGCAGCCTGTTTATTGACAGCAGTCCTCCCGACAGTATGATCTATCTGAAAGGGAGTTATACCGGTGTTAAAACCCCGCATAAATTTGAATATATACCGATTGGCAGTTATGACGTTGGGATCGTGTATAACCGCACAGTCTTTAAGGAAAGTATTGTAACTGTTGAGCCGTATGAGAAATCCGGAATAACTGTTTATAATACAACTCTCGATCTATAA
- a CDS encoding substrate-binding domain-containing protein, with protein sequence MEIKNFKVLAILLLSAFASVMLTAGCTGTDGSAQTATPTATAEQTVTATPAPAETAQKEYADNELLIATTTSLYATGLLDQLAGEFMNDTGVDIKITAVGTGTALEYGANGDVDLIMVHDRARENAFIEDGSGTDRRVFGYNYFVIVGPESDPAGIKGMAPTEALETILTKGSGGAEGVKFVSRGDSSGTHGKEKALWSVAGYDYAEYEPVWVKEDWYVEAGTGMGGTLTMADEMDAYTLTDIGTYLKYQGDGTINLAELVNEGDDLINIYGAILVNPDKYSDTNVEVGKDWVNYLITDDVQDEIKVFGVKDYGQPLFFPAMGALDVLSPSGVTQDEISAPLA encoded by the coding sequence ATGGAGATTAAGAATTTTAAGGTTCTGGCAATTCTTCTTCTGTCTGCATTTGCATCTGTGATGCTTACAGCAGGATGTACAGGAACTGATGGTTCAGCACAGACTGCAACTCCCACTGCAACCGCAGAGCAGACTGTGACAGCAACTCCGGCTCCGGCCGAAACTGCCCAGAAAGAGTACGCAGACAACGAACTGCTTATTGCAACCACAACAAGTCTTTATGCAACAGGTCTTCTTGATCAGCTCGCAGGAGAGTTCATGAACGATACCGGCGTTGACATTAAGATTACAGCAGTAGGCACCGGAACAGCCCTTGAATACGGGGCAAACGGTGATGTTGATCTCATCATGGTTCACGACCGTGCAAGGGAAAATGCATTTATTGAAGACGGCTCAGGCACTGACCGCAGGGTATTTGGCTACAATTATTTCGTAATCGTAGGCCCTGAGAGTGACCCTGCCGGAATTAAAGGCATGGCCCCGACAGAAGCACTTGAGACTATTCTTACAAAAGGCAGTGGAGGTGCTGAAGGTGTAAAGTTTGTCTCCCGTGGCGACAGTTCAGGAACACACGGCAAAGAGAAGGCACTCTGGTCTGTAGCAGGCTATGACTATGCCGAGTATGAACCTGTCTGGGTAAAAGAAGACTGGTATGTTGAGGCCGGCACAGGAATGGGCGGCACACTCACAATGGCAGACGAGATGGACGCTTACACTCTAACCGATATCGGGACCTACCTTAAATATCAGGGAGACGGAACCATCAACCTTGCAGAACTTGTAAATGAAGGCGATGACCTGATTAACATCTACGGCGCTATACTTGTAAATCCGGATAAATATTCTGACACCAATGTTGAAGTCGGAAAGGACTGGGTTAACTACCTGATTACTGATGATGTTCAGGACGAAATTAAGGTATTTGGCGTAAAAGATTACGGTCAGCCTCTCTTCTTCCCTGCAATGGGCGCTTTGGATGTGCTCTCACCTTCAGGTGTAACACAGGACGAGATTTCCGCACCGCTTGCATGA
- a CDS encoding ABC transporter permease, with product MNYIAEGVYQAFVMIITLNPDVVDITLRTLTITLSATLIASVICIPLGIYIAFNEFYGRKTLISVIQTLYALPTVVVGLVMYMILSNNGPLGFLDLLFTSTGVMLGQVVLILPIITGLTISALSNLDSTIRDTIVSLGATTGQFFSSMILEARFAIMSAVIMGFSRAISEVGAAIMIGGNIKGHTRILTTAITLETNIGNFSLSVALGIILLLIALTVTMIVSRFQQS from the coding sequence ATGAATTACATTGCTGAGGGTGTTTATCAGGCCTTTGTGATGATAATCACCCTGAATCCTGATGTTGTGGATATCACACTAAGAACTCTCACAATTACTCTCAGTGCAACCCTTATTGCATCGGTAATCTGTATTCCTCTGGGAATTTATATTGCCTTTAATGAGTTTTATGGCCGGAAAACTCTGATCAGTGTTATCCAGACATTATATGCCCTGCCTACTGTGGTTGTTGGCCTTGTGATGTATATGATCCTCTCCAATAACGGGCCTCTGGGGTTTCTTGATCTTTTATTCACTTCTACAGGGGTTATGCTTGGACAGGTTGTACTGATCCTTCCGATAATTACCGGGCTTACAATATCTGCCCTCTCAAACCTTGATTCAACAATACGTGACACAATAGTCTCTCTTGGGGCAACAACAGGCCAGTTTTTCTCATCAATGATTCTTGAGGCGAGATTTGCAATAATGTCCGCCGTAATTATGGGTTTTTCACGTGCGATATCGGAAGTCGGTGCGGCAATAATGATTGGAGGCAATATAAAGGGCCACACAAGAATTCTTACAACCGCAATTACACTTGAGACCAATATAGGCAATTTTTCACTCTCGGTTGCACTTGGAATTATTCTCCTGCTTATTGCACTGACTGTCACCATGATTGTATCCAGATTTCAGCAGAGTTGA
- a CDS encoding ABC transporter ATP-binding protein, which translates to MIEIDNIHKSFEANNVLKGVYADINKGEIFTIIGPSGQGKSTLLRILNTLERPTSGQIFFDSNDLFSGKKTPVEVRRRMSMVFQKTAVFDMNVFDNIAIGLKYRGYSKTDINETVSRALDEIGLSGYGGRSARTLSGGEMQRVALARAIVSKPDVLYLDEPTASLDPVNTEKIEDLILHYNKEYGTTIVMSTHDMLQGQRLSDRIGVMMDGRFLQIATPDEIFSRPGNENVARFIGINNVFYGTIKEKYSDGVNGTLKSGNVTLIVKSEFKFGDRVTFCIRPEEITVHNHRAEPIKGRNMLPGKIAGIHRQGRMMYADIDAGIRISAMVTWEQYEGSGFEEGDDVMISFKPRSVFVMGKM; encoded by the coding sequence ATGATTGAGATTGATAATATCCATAAAAGTTTTGAGGCCAATAATGTCTTAAAAGGTGTTTATGCCGATATAAATAAGGGTGAAATATTCACAATAATCGGCCCTTCAGGGCAGGGTAAATCGACCCTTTTAAGAATTCTCAATACTCTTGAAAGGCCAACGTCCGGTCAGATTTTTTTTGACAGCAATGACCTTTTTTCCGGAAAAAAAACGCCTGTGGAAGTGAGAAGGCGTATGTCTATGGTCTTTCAGAAGACTGCTGTCTTTGATATGAATGTCTTTGACAATATTGCAATCGGGCTTAAATACCGTGGTTACAGTAAAACTGATATCAATGAAACTGTAAGCCGGGCACTTGATGAGATTGGACTGTCAGGGTATGGCGGGAGAAGTGCCAGGACACTTTCCGGAGGGGAGATGCAGAGAGTTGCCCTTGCAAGGGCAATTGTCTCCAAACCGGATGTTCTGTATCTTGATGAACCAACGGCAAGTCTTGATCCTGTAAATACGGAAAAGATTGAAGATCTGATCCTGCATTACAATAAGGAATACGGAACCACGATTGTCATGTCAACCCATGACATGCTTCAGGGGCAGAGGCTCTCAGACAGAATCGGTGTCATGATGGATGGCAGATTCCTCCAGATTGCAACTCCGGATGAGATATTCTCAAGGCCGGGCAATGAGAATGTTGCACGTTTTATTGGAATTAATAATGTCTTTTACGGGACTATTAAGGAAAAGTACAGCGACGGGGTCAATGGTACCTTAAAATCCGGAAATGTGACTCTTATCGTTAAAAGTGAATTTAAATTCGGTGACAGGGTGACATTCTGCATCAGGCCTGAAGAGATCACTGTTCATAACCACAGGGCAGAACCGATAAAAGGCAGAAATATGCTCCCCGGAAAAATTGCCGGCATTCACCGGCAGGGCAGGATGATGTATGCTGATATTGATGCAGGGATAAGGATCAGCGCTATGGTTACCTGGGAGCAGTATGAGGGAAGCGGGTTTGAGGAAGGGGATGATGTTATGATCTCATTTAAACCCAGGTCGGTATTTGTTATGGGAAAAATGTGA
- the wtpA gene encoding tungstate ABC transporter substrate-binding protein WtpA has product MGFFLVAALICATVMMCGCTGTGDNTPAATPTEASTAQATEQPTAAQSASEKTTLKVFHAGSLASPMEQMEAAYEAECPDVDVQLYAGGSTKLAKEIVELGKVADVYASADYSLIPGLMVPDYADWYVTFAKNRMVLCYTDKSKYADEVTADNWYEILGKDDVAWAFSDPNLDPCGYRSLMVIQLAELNYNDEMIFDNLVGVRSGISHTFDDGVSTIHAKDPAPVYPLSIDEKSVNLIAGLEAGNLDYAWEYMSVAEQNADSGVKYIELPEAIDLSSIDYADIYAKVQVETAGGMMKGKPIVYGVTVPTTADQPENGDKFVAMLIGETGQKIMADAGQPPIVPATGFLDIPSSLSALAEMSS; this is encoded by the coding sequence ATGGGATTTTTTCTGGTTGCTGCACTGATATGTGCAACAGTCATGATGTGTGGATGCACAGGCACAGGAGATAACACTCCGGCTGCAACACCCACAGAGGCATCAACGGCACAGGCAACTGAGCAGCCAACCGCGGCTCAGTCAGCATCTGAAAAGACTACTCTTAAGGTATTCCATGCCGGAAGTCTGGCAAGTCCTATGGAGCAGATGGAAGCAGCTTACGAGGCTGAATGTCCTGATGTCGATGTACAGCTCTATGCAGGCGGCAGCACAAAGCTTGCAAAGGAGATAGTTGAGCTTGGAAAGGTTGCTGATGTCTATGCATCTGCTGACTATTCACTTATTCCTGGTCTGATGGTTCCTGACTATGCAGACTGGTATGTGACATTTGCAAAGAACAGAATGGTTCTCTGCTACACAGACAAGAGCAAGTATGCAGATGAAGTAACTGCTGACAACTGGTATGAAATTCTTGGAAAAGACGATGTCGCATGGGCATTCTCAGATCCAAACCTTGATCCATGCGGTTACAGGTCCCTTATGGTCATTCAGCTTGCAGAGTTAAATTACAACGATGAGATGATCTTTGACAACCTTGTCGGAGTAAGAAGCGGCATATCACACACATTTGATGACGGAGTCTCTACCATTCATGCAAAAGATCCGGCACCTGTGTACCCGCTCTCAATTGATGAGAAGAGTGTAAATCTCATTGCAGGACTTGAGGCAGGAAACCTTGATTACGCATGGGAATACATGAGTGTTGCGGAACAGAATGCAGATTCCGGTGTTAAATACATTGAACTTCCGGAGGCAATCGATCTCTCATCCATTGACTATGCAGACATATATGCAAAGGTTCAGGTTGAGACTGCCGGCGGAATGATGAAAGGCAAGCCGATTGTATATGGCGTTACAGTTCCTACAACTGCGGATCAGCCTGAAAATGGAGATAAGTTTGTCGCTATGCTCATCGGTGAGACAGGACAGAAGATCATGGCAGACGCAGGTCAGCCTCCAATTGTTCCTGCAACAGGATTCCTTGACATTCCCTCCTCACTCTCAGCACTTGCTGAAATGAGCAGCTAA
- a CDS encoding ABC transporter permease, which yields MSAKFSRPDSCIISFSLIGGLIVFLTVLSLLNITLAQLGDIPYLISVASESKVIDSVILTLAAGLNAVILLLILGTPLAYVLARVNFRGKGFIEGLVDLPIMLPHTVAGILVYILFMRRGIIGEPLGTLGFVFEDAYLGIVAAMFFVSSPYYINTVREGFEKVPVHLENVARTLGATRFAAFRKIVLPLSVRHIFSGSVLAWGRAIGEFAAVIMIAYYPMIISTLIYYRFTTSGLKESSTIAFIIIVICFVVFAALRLLIKRLENYDERV from the coding sequence ATGTCTGCGAAATTTTCCCGCCCGGACAGCTGCATAATCTCTTTCTCACTCATCGGCGGGCTTATTGTATTTCTGACAGTTCTCTCACTTCTAAATATCACACTTGCACAGCTGGGTGACATCCCGTATCTCATATCCGTTGCATCAGAGTCAAAGGTGATTGATTCGGTTATTCTCACTCTTGCAGCGGGGCTTAATGCAGTAATACTGCTCCTTATTCTTGGAACACCCCTTGCATATGTCCTTGCAAGGGTGAATTTCAGGGGTAAGGGATTTATTGAAGGGCTTGTGGATCTCCCGATTATGCTTCCCCATACAGTCGCCGGAATTCTGGTGTATATTCTCTTCATGAGAAGGGGTATTATCGGTGAACCGCTCGGAACGCTTGGCTTTGTCTTTGAAGATGCATACCTGGGCATTGTCGCCGCTATGTTCTTCGTATCCTCTCCGTATTACATCAATACAGTCAGGGAGGGTTTTGAGAAAGTGCCCGTTCATCTTGAAAATGTGGCACGGACACTTGGCGCTACGAGATTTGCAGCATTTCGAAAGATCGTTTTGCCGTTAAGCGTGAGACATATATTCAGCGGCAGTGTCCTTGCATGGGGGCGGGCGATAGGTGAGTTTGCAGCAGTAATAATGATTGCATATTATCCTATGATAATTTCAACGCTCATATATTACCGGTTCACAACAAGCGGCTTAAAAGAGAGCAGCACTATAGCTTTTATTATTATTGTGATCTGCTTTGTTGTCTTTGCCGCACTGAGACTGCTGATAAAACGCCTGGAGAATTATGATGAGAGGGTCTGA
- a CDS encoding ABC transporter ATP-binding protein encodes MIEFDDVNLSLGSFSLYNVSMKINKGEYFFIIGPSGAGKTILLETIAGLHLPDSGRVLIRGEDVFLKPPEKRDIALVYQDYSLFPHMTIFDNVAFGLRMAKKSRAEVKESVGRMLNHFGISHLSERKPLTMSGGEQQRVALARALVINPEILLLDEPLSAMDPVNRDRFIKDLDSIHKEFGITIVQVTHSREEAISLADRIAVIADGRLEQTGSLNEVFKTPASPVVARMAGIDNIFDGVVTDAGDDGICLIDLGGVSLKVLYSGKKGDNVNLYIHASDVLLMDSMPENGPDNILNGKIEGIFQRNNYFRVIVDCGESIYSSLSPREMAESNFKPGMEVYVAFSSANVHITGT; translated from the coding sequence ATGATAGAATTTGATGATGTAAACCTCTCCCTTGGCAGTTTCAGCCTCTATAATGTCTCGATGAAGATCAATAAAGGTGAATATTTCTTTATAATCGGACCATCGGGTGCAGGTAAGACAATTCTTCTTGAGACCATAGCCGGACTTCACCTGCCTGATTCAGGAAGGGTTCTGATAAGAGGTGAGGATGTATTCCTTAAACCTCCGGAGAAGAGGGATATCGCTCTGGTATATCAGGACTATTCTCTCTTCCCGCATATGACTATCTTTGATAATGTGGCATTTGGGCTTAGGATGGCAAAGAAGAGCCGTGCAGAAGTTAAAGAATCTGTTGGAAGAATGCTGAATCATTTCGGAATCAGTCACCTGAGTGAGAGAAAACCCCTTACTATGAGTGGCGGCGAACAGCAGAGGGTGGCTCTTGCAAGGGCGCTTGTTATAAATCCGGAAATCCTGCTTCTTGATGAACCACTCTCTGCGATGGACCCTGTCAACCGTGACCGGTTTATAAAAGATCTTGACAGCATCCACAAAGAGTTTGGAATAACCATAGTTCAGGTGACACATTCAAGGGAGGAGGCGATATCACTTGCAGACAGAATTGCTGTTATCGCTGATGGCCGGCTTGAGCAGACCGGAAGTCTGAATGAGGTTTTTAAAACGCCTGCATCGCCGGTTGTTGCCAGAATGGCAGGCATTGATAACATATTTGACGGTGTTGTTACAGATGCCGGAGATGATGGCATCTGTCTCATCGATCTCGGAGGGGTCAGCTTAAAAGTGTTATATTCCGGAAAAAAGGGTGACAATGTCAACCTGTATATCCATGCGTCTGATGTTCTCCTGATGGACAGTATGCCTGAAAATGGTCCGGATAATATTTTAAATGGAAAAATTGAAGGAATATTTCAGAGAAATAATTATTTCAGGGTCATTGTTGACTGTGGCGAATCTATATATTCCTCCCTTTCTCCAAGGGAGATGGCTGAGAGTAATTTTAAACCGGGAATGGAGGTCTATGTTGCTTTCAGCTCCGCTAATGTTCATATTACCGGCACATGA
- a CDS encoding putative sulfate/molybdate transporter, with protein sequence MGDFGTILPIIFGVAVVTDINLGTILLFFAVWYTAVGILYRLPVPVEPMKAIGAIVIAEGLTSPEIAASGIIIGIIFIAIGYLRGMSKIQRWIPKNVIRGIQAGLALLLLKTSLNFVVNDIFYSAVSVIIILIFLLITMKTAFPDLSALIVVGIGIAAGIVTAGIPEMSFIALPQVIIPDVNDFAFSSWNLVIPQIPLTLTNAILATSLLAHDLFKKDINPDKLSKTIGFMNLISCPLGGFPMCHGAGGMGAMHRFGARTGGSNIIAGIIFLGLALFFAKPEMLGIIPLGIFGGLLIFAAIPLLKASANTDSVMVTAITAILAPFAGMTVAFIAGMLLAYIEIYRKKGIGQTIPDK encoded by the coding sequence GTGGGGGACTTTGGCACAATTCTGCCGATAATATTTGGTGTTGCAGTAGTCACTGACATCAATCTTGGCACAATATTACTTTTCTTTGCGGTCTGGTACACTGCAGTTGGCATACTGTACAGACTTCCAGTACCCGTCGAACCTATGAAGGCGATAGGCGCAATAGTGATTGCCGAAGGGCTGACATCTCCTGAGATTGCTGCATCGGGAATTATAATCGGAATAATTTTTATCGCAATCGGATATCTCAGAGGAATGTCAAAAATTCAGAGATGGATTCCAAAAAATGTCATAAGAGGCATACAGGCAGGGCTTGCACTTCTCCTCCTTAAGACATCACTGAATTTTGTTGTAAACGACATCTTCTATTCAGCAGTTTCAGTCATAATTATCCTCATATTCCTCCTTATAACGATGAAGACCGCATTTCCTGACCTGTCAGCACTGATAGTGGTAGGAATCGGAATTGCGGCCGGGATTGTGACAGCCGGAATTCCGGAGATGAGCTTTATTGCCCTTCCGCAGGTAATAATTCCGGATGTGAACGACTTTGCATTCTCCTCATGGAATCTGGTCATCCCGCAGATCCCGCTCACCCTTACCAATGCAATTCTTGCGACATCACTGCTGGCCCATGACCTCTTTAAGAAGGATATAAACCCAGACAAACTCTCCAAAACGATAGGGTTCATGAATCTGATATCCTGCCCACTGGGAGGATTTCCGATGTGCCACGGTGCAGGTGGAATGGGTGCAATGCACCGTTTTGGGGCAAGAACAGGCGGCAGCAATATAATTGCGGGCATAATTTTCCTCGGACTGGCCCTCTTTTTTGCAAAACCTGAGATGCTCGGCATAATTCCACTGGGGATATTCGGCGGTCTTTTAATCTTTGCCGCAATTCCGCTTCTGAAGGCATCGGCAAATACAGATTCCGTAATGGTAACAGCAATTACTGCAATACTTGCACCATTTGCAGGTATGACCGTTGCTTTTATTGCCGGAATGCTGCTTGCATATATCGAAATTTACAGAAAAAAAGGTATTGGGCAGACCATTCCGGATAAATAA